A genome region from Populus alba chromosome 3, ASM523922v2, whole genome shotgun sequence includes the following:
- the LOC118051326 gene encoding MLO-like protein 3, translating into MPHDTIHIYYPPNLHAVQVSSKNKAAAATTMAVGGASSTGPTPYRSLQDTPTWALATVCFVFIFTGIFIEYLIHLLSHWLKKSRKTALYEALEKLKSVLMVLGFMSLILTVTQRSIIKICISDKVANRMLPCRQTITKTTKATQERILAAESGSDYCGSRGMTSLISQSGVNQLNIFICVIAIMQILHTVLTMALGRAKIRSWKAWERETQTVEYQAANDAHRFRYTRQTTFARRHMGFFTATSAQLWIKCFFRQFFSSVAKVDYLTLRHGFLAAHFPNNSSFNFQRYIQRSLDDDFKEIVGISPWMWFLVVIFMLVDVYGWHAYLWVSFIPLLIVLVLGTKLEVVVAEMALEIRDQSSVIKGAPLVRPDNSLFWFSHPKYVLPLIHFTLFMNAFELAFFVWVTLQFGIKSCYHEKVEITAVRVVLAVTVQIMCSYITLPLYALVTQMGSQLKGAILEERTANAIKQWYGGVKKKMKKKRQDVSLSNYHSYSPPVSTSNRTMDSLSDNSHHHSQSNSQDDIPSLLRNPTLSDITPFHGQIEMVENGAQEIPQHVVPSTVIEIAGVPDLIKNQT; encoded by the exons ATGCCCCACGATACTATACATATTTATTATCCTCCCAACCTCCATGCTGTTCAAGTTTCCTCCAAGAACAAGGCGGCAGCAGCAACCACCATGGCTGTGGGAGGAGCAAGCAGTACAGGTCCAACCCCATACCGCTCTTTGCAAGACACCCCCACCTGGGCTCTGGCAACCGTTTGCTTCGTCTTCATCTTCACCGGCATATTCATTGAGTACTTGATCCACCTCCTTAGCCAC TGGCTGAAAAAAAGCAGAAAGACTGCCTTGTATGAGGCTTTGGAGAAGCTCAAATCAG TGCTCATGGTGCTGGGGTTCATGTCACTCATTTTGACAGTAACTCAAAGATCCATCATCAAAATCTGCATATCTGACAAGGTTGCAAACAGGATGCTACCATGCCGTCAAACCATAACCAAAACCACCAAAGCAACACAGGAAAGGATCTTGGCAGCTGAATCCGGCTCAGATTATTGTGGCTCAAGG GGAATGACATCTCTTATATCACAAAGCGGggtcaatcagctcaatatattCATCTGTGTGATCGCAATCATGCAAATACTCCACACCGTTCTTACTATGGCCTTGGGAAGGGCAAAG ATTAGGAGTTGGAAAGCTTGGGAGCGAGAGACTCAAACAGTGGAATACCAAGCTGCCAATg ATGCTCATCGCTTTCGATACACAAGGCAAACGACATTTGCACGTAGACACATGGGTTTCTTTACAGCAACATCAGCCCAACTCTGGATT AAATGCTTTTTCCGTCAATTCTTCAGTTCAGTGGCAAAAGTTGACTATCTAACCCTGCGCCATGGATTCCTGGCG GCTCATTTTCCCAATAACAGTTCCTTCAATTTCCAAAGGTACATACAACGATCGCTGGATGATGATTTCAAAGAAATAGTCGGCATTAG TCCCTGGATGTGGTTTTTAGTCGTCATCTTCATGCTTGTGGATGTCTATG GTTGGCATGCCTATCTTTGGGTATCATTTATCCCACTGCTA ATAGTGCTGGTTCTTGGAACCAAACTTGAAGTAGTAGTAGCAGAAATGGCTCTTGAAATCCGTGATCAAAGCAGTGTAATCAAGGGAGCTCCTCTAGTCCGACCAGATAACAGTCTCTTCTGGTTCAGTCATCCAAAATATGTCTTGCCTCTTATACACTTCACTCTATTCATG AACGCGTTCGAGCTCGCATTTTTTGTTTGGGTCACG cTGCAATTTGGGATAAAATCTTGCTACCATGAAAAGGTAGAGATCACCGCTGTTAGGGTTGTATTAGC GGTGACTGTTCAAATCATGTGTAGCTACATTACTCTTCCTCTGTATGCCCTAGTAACCCAG ATGGGGTCACAATTAAAGGGTGCGATCTTGGAAGAGCGAACAGCTAACGCTATCAAGCAATGGTACGGTggagtgaagaagaagatgaagaaaaaaagacaagatgtTTCACTATCTAATTATCACTCTTATTCCCCCCCTGTGTCAACTAGCAACCGAACCATGGATTCCCTCTCAGATAACAGCCATCATCATAGCCAAAGTAATTCTCAAGATGACATCCCTTCTCTTTTAAGAAATCCAACTTTAAGTGATATCACTCCATTTCATGGCCAAATTGAGATGGTTGAAAATGGTGCTCAAGAAATTCCCCAACATGTGGTTCCATCCACTGTGATTGAAATAGCTGGTGTGCCTGATCTAATCAAGAATCAAACATAG
- the LOC118051327 gene encoding pectinesterase, whose amino-acid sequence MTQAGQYISMSKKNKRLVLAIFASFLLVAAIIAIAIGANSHKNSTKSDAAHALLMASCNSTRYPDLCYSAATSFPDDSGKSGDPKAVILKNINATIDAINSKKIKANEILSTQNPKKKKKKTALEDCTKNYDSSLADLDKVWGELQRNPNNQLLQQQSYADELTTKVSSCKSNEDSCLDGFSHSGPLRIFRNLNLFHDSSEDDAGKMCSNTLALIKKLIEDAQAIANRLRTTSRKLKEEDDSDEGWPEWLSVTDRRLFQSSLLTPDVVVAADGSGKYRTVSAAVAAAPKHSGKRYIIKIKAGVYRENVEVPSEKTNIMFLGDGRKKTIITASRNVVDGGTTYHSATVAVVGKGFLARDITFQNTAGASKYQVVALRVESDFAAFYKCGMLAYQNTLYVHSNRQFFTNCYIAGTVDFIFGNSAAVFQDCDIRARHPNPGQTITITAQGRSDPNQNTGIVIQKSRIGATPDLQHARSNFSAYLGRPWKEYSRTVIMQSSISDVISPAGWREWKGRFALDTLHFAEYENSGAGAGTSGRVPWKGYKVITDATEAQAFTARNFITGSSWLKSTTFPFSLGL is encoded by the exons atgaCCCAAGCCGGCCAGTACATTTCCATgtccaagaaaaacaagaggCTTGTCCTTGctatttttgcttctttcttactAGTTGCCGCTATAATTGCCATTGCCATTGGCGCCAATTCTCACAAAAACTCCACCAAAAGTGATGCTGCTCATGCCTTGCTGATGGCCTCATGCAACTCCACAAGGTATCCTGATTTGTGCTACTCAGCAGCTACCAGTTTCCCTGATGATTCCGGGAAATCGGGTGACCCCAAGGCAGTTATTCTGAAAAACATAAACGCAACTATAGATGCTATTAATAGCAAAAAGATCAAAGCGAATGAGATCCTATCCAcccaaaatcctaaaaaaaaaaaaaaaaagaccgctCTCGAGGATTGTACGAAGAATTACGACAGCAGTCTTGCCGATCTAGACAAGGTTTGGGGAGAGCTCCAACGCAACCCCAACAATCAACTTCTTCAACAACAATCATACGCTGATGAGCTCACAACTAAAGTGAGTTCttgtaaatcaaatgaagacTCGTGTTTGGATGGTTTCTCTCATTCAGGGCCTTTGAGGATATtcaggaattt GAATTTGTTTCATGATTCCAGTGAAGATGATGCTGGAAAGATGTGTAGCAATACATTGGCATTGATCAAGAAGTTGATCGAAGACGCTCAAGCCATCGCCAATAGGCTCAGGACCACAAGCAGGAAGCTCAAGGAGGAGGACGACAGCGATGAAGGGTGGCCGGAGTGGTTGTCGGTAACGGACAGACGGCTGTTCCAATCATCATTGCTGACTCCAGACGTGGTGGTGGCAGCTGATGGCAGTGGGAAGTACAGGACAGTGTCAGCTGCAGTTGCTGCTGCACCTAAGCACAGCGGTAAGAGGTATATTATCAAAATCAAGGCAGGTGTCTACAGGGAAAACGTGGAAGTTCCAAGTGAGAAAACTAACATCATGTTTCTTGGagatggaaggaaaaaaaccatcATCACAGCAAGTAGGAATGTGGTTGATGGCGGCACAACCTACCATTCTGCCACTGTTG CCGTGGTGGGTAAAGGATTCCTAGCAAGAGACATAACCTTCCAAAACACAGCCGGCGCCTCCAAGTACCAAGTCGTGGCACTACGAGTTGAGTCTGACTTTGCAGCGTTCTACAAATGTGGCATGCTGGCCTACCAAAACACCCTCTATGTCCACTCAAACCGTCAGTTCTTCACAAACTGCTACATAGCAGGCACGGTTGATTTCATTTTCGGCAATTCTGCAGCTGTTTTCCAAGATTGTGACATCCGTGCTCGCCATCCCAATCCAGGGCAAACAATCACAATAACTGCCCAAGGGAGGAGTGATCCTAATCAAAACACTGGCATTGTAATTCAGAAGTCTAGAATCGGTGCTACTCCTGATCTACAGCATGCCAGGAGTAATTTCTCTGCGTATCTTGGTAGACCCTGGAAGGAGTATTCGAGGACTGTTATCATGCAATCATCCATAAGTGATGTGATAAGCCCGGCCGGATGGCGTGAGTGGAAGGGCAGATTCGCACTTGACACATTACATTTTGCAGAGTACGAAAACAGTGGGGCTGGTGCCGGAACCTCCGGAAGGGTTCCCTGGAAAGGATACAAGGTGATCACCGATGCAACTGAGGCTCAAGCTTTTACTGCTCGCAACTTCATCACTGGTAGTAGCTGGTTGAAATCCACTACCTTCCCGTTCTCTCTTGGTCTCTGA